Proteins encoded in a region of the Flavobacterium sp. MDT1-60 genome:
- a CDS encoding DUF3050 domain-containing protein, with the protein MNIETINNSIQPQKEQLLQHSLYNKIQSIDDLHVFLENHVFAVWDFMSLLKALQAKLTCTTTPWFATKNPETRYLINEIVLAEETDLTIDGRRQSHYEMYLEAMEDCGADTTGINKFLSEVHSLHNIFVAIKQSSLHPDVKAFLDFTFRVIEQGKPHEIAAAFTFGREDLIPSMFTAILKNFQKNLPETDLSKLLYYFERHIELDADEHGPMAMQMITDLCEEDAQKWKDVEEISILALEKRIGLWNAIEEEIVMKAEMV; encoded by the coding sequence ATGAATATTGAAACTATAAATAATAGCATTCAACCTCAAAAAGAACAACTTTTACAACATTCTTTATACAACAAAATCCAAAGCATTGATGATTTGCATGTTTTCTTAGAAAACCATGTTTTTGCCGTTTGGGATTTTATGTCACTATTAAAAGCTTTACAGGCCAAACTTACCTGCACAACAACCCCCTGGTTTGCTACAAAAAATCCTGAAACAAGATACTTAATCAACGAAATTGTTCTTGCCGAAGAAACTGATTTAACAATTGACGGACGCAGACAAAGTCATTACGAAATGTATCTTGAAGCCATGGAAGATTGTGGAGCTGACACCACTGGAATCAATAAATTTCTATCAGAAGTACATTCGCTGCATAATATTTTTGTTGCCATAAAACAAAGTTCTTTACATCCGGATGTAAAAGCTTTTTTAGATTTTACCTTCAGAGTTATCGAACAAGGAAAACCACATGAAATTGCCGCTGCTTTTACTTTTGGAAGGGAAGATTTGATTCCGAGTATGTTTACTGCAATCCTAAAAAACTTTCAAAAAAACCTACCCGAAACCGATTTAAGTAAACTGCTTTATTACTTTGAAAGACATATTGAATTGGATGCAGATGAACACGGACCAATGGCAATGCAAATGATCACCGATTTATGCGAAGAGGATGCTCAAAAATGGAAAGATGTCGAAGAAATTTCAATTCTAGCCTTAGAAAAACGAATTGGTCTTTGGAATGCCATTGAAGAAGAAATCGTCATGAAAGCAGAGATGGTATAA
- a CDS encoding helix-turn-helix domain-containing protein — MKIVDFIPTDQLKPFVRTYKIIESQDELVNRVLPNTSLAIAFRCKGNVNYIRENRYDNLPISTISGIRKSVRLINYSKDTATIVIQFKEAGAKAFFKEPLHELFEESVSLDNFIPQEKIAIIEELLAEAKTNNQKIAIIEQFLLSRLHDYKPDKLISAAVAIIQSKKGVVRIKELADTLYISQDAFEKRFRKTIGSSPKQFCYVVRIKSIIDQKQDNQNLIELAFDAGYFDQPHFNKDFRLFTGQTPSEFFKFPSFW, encoded by the coding sequence ATGAAAATTGTAGATTTCATCCCAACAGACCAATTAAAACCTTTCGTAAGGACTTACAAAATTATAGAAAGTCAGGATGAATTGGTAAATCGGGTTTTGCCCAACACTTCTCTTGCTATAGCCTTTCGCTGCAAAGGAAATGTAAATTATATCAGGGAAAATCGTTATGATAATTTACCAATTTCTACAATTTCCGGAATTCGTAAATCTGTGCGTTTAATCAATTACTCAAAAGATACGGCAACCATAGTAATTCAATTTAAAGAAGCTGGAGCCAAAGCCTTTTTTAAAGAACCGCTTCACGAATTATTTGAAGAAAGTGTTTCACTGGATAATTTTATTCCGCAGGAAAAAATAGCAATCATAGAAGAACTTTTGGCGGAAGCAAAAACCAACAACCAAAAAATTGCTATCATAGAACAATTTCTTTTATCGAGGTTGCACGACTACAAACCCGATAAATTAATCTCTGCAGCAGTTGCTATAATTCAATCTAAAAAAGGTGTTGTCAGAATAAAAGAACTCGCCGACACACTTTATATCAGTCAGGATGCTTTTGAAAAAAGGTTTAGAAAAACAATTGGATCATCTCCAAAACAGTTTTGTTATGTTGTTCGAATAAAATCAATTATCGATCAAAAACAAGACAATCAAAACCTGATTGAACTGGCATTTGATGCAGGATATTTTGACCAGCCACATTTCAATAAAGACTTCAGGTTATTTACGGGACAAACTCCGTCTGAATTTTTCAAATTTCCTTCCTTCTGGTAA
- a CDS encoding antibiotic biosynthesis monooxygenase has protein sequence MKTNLLIGIICLALFTSKTHAQTAIVNSQTEAKKSEAMKQIFIDKFIVPEKSKQEFLERVRINRNFIKHLNGFIKDDAYESTDEKGNLIYMTIAVWENEAVLKKAKETVQAEYKKEGFNISEMLERLNIVMDRNIYKEAQP, from the coding sequence ATGAAAACAAATCTTTTAATCGGAATCATCTGTTTGGCATTATTTACCAGTAAAACACATGCACAAACAGCAATTGTAAACTCACAAACAGAAGCCAAAAAATCAGAAGCCATGAAGCAAATTTTTATCGATAAATTTATCGTTCCCGAAAAATCAAAACAAGAATTCTTAGAAAGAGTACGCATCAACAGAAACTTTATCAAACACTTAAACGGATTTATAAAAGATGACGCTTATGAAAGCACTGATGAAAAGGGAAATTTAATTTATATGACAATTGCCGTTTGGGAAAACGAAGCTGTTTTGAAAAAAGCAAAAGAAACGGTTCAGGCCGAATATAAAAAAGAAGGTTTTAATATTTCTGAAATGTTGGAAAGATTAAATATCGTCATGGACAGAAACATTTATAAAGAAGCCCAACCATAA
- a CDS encoding SGNH/GDSL hydrolase family protein, with protein sequence MKPHFKQIVTIVLSIFLLSCSAEETPSEMATTPVPVIPPTTQVPTIPISGSINYLALGDSYTIGQSVCETCRFPEQLKASLKSIYPQSSFSLKIIATTGWTTTNLISAINTQNPDPNYDLVTLLIGVNNQYQGRDFSIYEKEFPELVNKAITLVKGDKKNVIVLSIPDYAYTPFGKMSMNQEKISSEINKYNTFAENYCMMNGITFVSITDITRQGLSNTSLVASDGLHPSELAYKMFVEKMLPQVKMALQN encoded by the coding sequence ATGAAACCGCATTTCAAACAAATAGTTACTATTGTTCTCTCTATATTTCTATTAAGCTGCAGCGCTGAAGAAACTCCTTCAGAAATGGCTACAACACCAGTGCCTGTTATTCCTCCAACGACACAAGTTCCAACTATACCAATTTCAGGTTCAATAAATTATTTGGCCTTAGGCGACAGTTACACTATTGGGCAAAGTGTGTGCGAAACTTGCCGTTTTCCGGAACAGCTCAAAGCAAGTTTAAAATCAATTTATCCACAAAGCAGCTTTTCCTTAAAAATAATTGCGACTACAGGCTGGACAACTACGAATTTAATTTCGGCAATAAACACTCAAAATCCTGACCCAAATTATGATTTGGTTACATTATTAATTGGTGTAAACAATCAATATCAGGGCAGAGATTTCTCTATCTATGAAAAGGAATTTCCTGAATTGGTCAATAAAGCAATTACATTAGTAAAAGGCGATAAAAAAAATGTGATCGTTCTTTCTATCCCTGATTACGCCTACACCCCTTTTGGAAAAATGTCAATGAATCAGGAAAAAATTAGTTCCGAAATAAACAAATACAATACTTTCGCTGAGAATTATTGTATGATGAATGGAATCACTTTTGTTTCTATTACTGATATTACCAGACAAGGATTAAGCAATACCAGTTTAGTAGCTTCAGATGGATTACACCCTTCTGAATTAGCTTATAAAATGTTTGTAGAAAAAATGCTGCCTCAGGTAAAAATGGCTTTGCAGAATTAA
- a CDS encoding helix-turn-helix domain-containing protein, with protein sequence MQVLPSKELSPYIKHYLFLDNKETTIQKLRLFSDGNMGVVFSLKSKLISDINNHEIKNYLPGSFLYGQLNGFKDIYSDNEIALVIVVFQPNGINKLLQIPANEFQDSIISTDAVFGKKGISLEERLSEQNDNDEKIILLNQFFKTLISKKSESNQLIINSSLEFILANKGYVSVKQLVNHTGYTERHLERKFKECIGLNPKKFGNVVRLHHFLKLLNHKSEDLNLTAICYDAGFSDQSHLIKEFKKQTGITPTEYLHNTGKLANNLLKTFPSITL encoded by the coding sequence ATGCAAGTTTTACCCTCAAAAGAATTATCTCCTTATATCAAACATTATCTTTTTTTGGATAATAAGGAAACGACGATTCAAAAACTTCGTTTGTTTTCTGATGGCAATATGGGTGTTGTGTTTTCTTTAAAAAGCAAACTCATTTCTGATATTAATAATCATGAAATAAAAAACTATTTGCCAGGCTCTTTTTTGTACGGACAACTCAACGGTTTTAAAGATATTTATTCTGATAATGAAATTGCTTTAGTAATTGTCGTTTTTCAACCTAACGGAATAAATAAGTTGTTACAAATTCCGGCCAATGAATTTCAGGATTCTATTATTAGTACAGATGCTGTTTTTGGCAAAAAAGGTATTTCTCTTGAGGAAAGATTATCTGAACAAAATGATAATGATGAAAAAATTATACTTTTAAATCAATTTTTTAAAACCCTTATCTCTAAAAAATCAGAATCAAACCAATTAATAATAAATAGTTCTTTAGAATTTATTCTTGCCAATAAAGGATATGTTTCTGTAAAACAATTAGTTAATCATACCGGTTATACGGAAAGGCATCTGGAAAGAAAATTTAAGGAATGCATCGGATTAAATCCGAAGAAATTTGGCAACGTTGTAAGGCTACATCATTTTCTAAAATTATTAAACCACAAATCCGAAGATCTTAATCTGACAGCAATTTGTTACGATGCAGGATTTTCAGATCAATCGCATTTGATAAAAGAATTTAAAAAACAAACCGGAATTACTCCAACAGAATATTTACATAATACAGGAAAATTGGCTAATAATCTTCTGAAAACCTTTCCTTCCATTACACTATAA
- a CDS encoding nitrilase family protein: MKNLKIATAQFENKSGDKKYNLSVIEKLSQKASGEGCDVISFHECSITGYTFARHLSKEQMLDLAEIIPTGESILKLIEIAKKNEIVILAGLFEKDENDNLFKAYVCVDKNGLVAKYRKLHPFINPYLTAGDEYCVFEIEGWKCGILICYDNNIIENVRATKLLGADIIFMPHVTMCTPSTRPGAGFVAPQLWENREADPTSLRLEFDGMKGRDWLMKWLPARAYDNAIYAIFSNPIGMDDDQLKNGCSMIIDPFGDVLAECRTFENSFATAVITPEKCFQAGGNRYIKARRPELYRDIIGQNHESEQNVVWLNTDKKS, from the coding sequence ATGAAAAATTTAAAAATAGCTACCGCTCAGTTTGAGAATAAAAGCGGTGATAAAAAATACAATTTATCTGTAATCGAAAAACTTTCGCAAAAAGCTTCCGGTGAAGGCTGCGACGTTATCTCTTTTCATGAATGTTCAATTACAGGATATACGTTTGCGAGGCATTTATCGAAAGAACAAATGCTGGATTTAGCAGAAATTATTCCGACTGGAGAAAGCATTTTGAAACTTATTGAAATTGCGAAAAAGAATGAAATTGTAATTCTGGCCGGCCTTTTTGAAAAAGATGAAAACGACAATCTTTTCAAAGCTTATGTTTGTGTAGATAAAAATGGTTTAGTTGCAAAATACAGAAAACTTCATCCGTTTATAAATCCATATCTCACAGCGGGAGATGAATATTGCGTTTTTGAAATTGAAGGGTGGAAATGCGGAATTTTAATTTGTTACGACAACAATATTATCGAAAATGTGCGTGCAACAAAGCTTTTAGGCGCCGATATTATTTTTATGCCCCATGTTACAATGTGCACCCCTTCTACCCGCCCCGGCGCTGGTTTTGTTGCGCCTCAGCTCTGGGAAAACCGCGAAGCTGATCCCACTTCTTTACGATTAGAATTCGACGGAATGAAAGGTCGCGACTGGCTAATGAAATGGTTACCTGCAAGAGCATACGACAATGCAATTTATGCGATATTTTCTAACCCGATTGGCATGGATGATGATCAGTTAAAAAATGGCTGCTCTATGATTATTGACCCTTTTGGAGATGTTTTAGCCGAATGCAGAACTTTTGAAAACTCTTTCGCAACAGCTGTAATTACTCCTGAAAAATGTTTTCAGGCAGGAGGAAATCGTTATATAAAAGCCCGAAGGCCAGAATTATATCGAGATATTATTGGTCAAAATCACGAATCAGAGCAAAATGTAGTTTGGTTAAATACGGATAAAAAAAGTTAA
- a CDS encoding GNAT family N-acetyltransferase: MEFFKTTNEDIDAVFNIYNEATSYQKTVNNKSWRGFERTLIEKEIAENRHFIIKEGNEVACTFVLTFNDLIIWKEAAKDPAIYLHRIATNPKFRGQSYVKKIIEWAKIYARENGKHYIRLDTHSGNERINKYYTSCGFDYKGISTIKWTNELPEHYKEGSFSLFEIKL; encoded by the coding sequence ATGGAATTTTTTAAAACTACAAATGAAGATATTGATGCTGTTTTCAATATTTATAACGAAGCTACATCTTATCAAAAAACAGTTAATAATAAAAGCTGGAGAGGTTTTGAAAGAACCCTGATCGAAAAAGAAATTGCTGAAAATCGCCATTTTATTATCAAAGAAGGAAATGAAGTAGCCTGCACCTTTGTACTTACTTTTAATGATTTAATTATTTGGAAAGAAGCTGCTAAAGATCCTGCAATATACTTACATCGTATTGCAACAAATCCAAAATTCAGAGGGCAATCCTATGTCAAAAAAATCATAGAATGGGCTAAAATTTATGCTAGGGAAAATGGTAAACACTATATCAGACTTGACACCCACAGCGGAAACGAAAGAATAAATAAATATTACACAAGTTGCGGTTTCGATTACAAAGGAATCAGTACTATCAAATGGACTAATGAGTTGCCCGAACATTATAAAGAAGGTTCTTTTAGCTTGTTTGAAATTAAACTTTAA
- a CDS encoding histidine kinase codes for MNFLSPLLYSQELLPFVENFGKSNYQGDNHIWSLTQGNDDAMYFANHYYLLRYDGVKWEKNMLPHKTIIRSILADGNKIYSGSYKEFGYWFRKDGKMHYVSISNGKKVFDEKENEEIWKIFKFNNKIYFQSFTGVFWYDGKQIKKVKLPFLISYCYTIDNQLLIAAVDKGVYKMTNDHIQKVKGWSAVENNVIHGIEKYQNKIYIFTRKNGVFVTGNGILNPWNSSLNTILKTANINAARFIKNNKLIIGTAHKGLYIVDLNDGSFKNINRNNGLTNNSILNLTLDKEDDLWLGLDNGISHIEVNSPISIFNDNSGILGSVYSVASTPKGYLMASNHGVFKYEDKQLSLIPNSEGQAWSISKINDKYIIGHDEGIFVYKNNVFSKLHNVHGGGNLTKSSINNSYLQGTYSGVMIYNKINDLSSKIEVKKLLNPIKHVAQNRKNEIWAADKYRGLYRILYNDAFETTEVENISQRNKITNDYRIKIFEFRNEMLFLIHNTWYTFNAITGQLEENELFNSHFKNISDIVAIDESRFIVLQEGLLYHIYAKGNKFVWNSIPEKYYKGKIINDDVYVFNNKENYVVNLDDGFISLNIKYGNRPNIKVKIEAFNNDNLLKDRSTIKFNSELKINVISGKYGTAKQDLFYKLRNAKSFIPVKEGLILLNNLNSGSHTITIYGYDGQNYNTISDFNFVVANPWYFSFWMILLYLIAIGIILSVYYRWNKMKYIQKLELKEEELKYQKKILEIELHAENELNIQEYERHILELELQSKSSEVAVKSLSIAKQSEMIYNIQDILNQDMDLNKIKSEIKKAIKINALNKHEWETFEANLNQIHNEFIINLSQQYPNLTPKDIKLCIYLVMNLSSKEIAPMMNITFRGVDLHRYRLRKKLNLTSEENLSRFLLSVKKS; via the coding sequence TTGAATTTTTTATCACCTCTACTCTATTCTCAGGAATTACTTCCTTTTGTAGAAAATTTCGGCAAATCGAATTACCAGGGTGATAATCATATTTGGAGTTTGACCCAAGGAAATGACGATGCGATGTATTTTGCGAATCATTATTATTTATTGCGTTACGATGGGGTAAAATGGGAGAAAAACATGTTACCCCATAAAACGATTATTCGATCTATATTGGCTGATGGCAATAAGATTTACTCAGGATCTTATAAAGAATTTGGATATTGGTTTCGAAAAGATGGAAAGATGCATTATGTTTCCATTTCTAATGGGAAAAAGGTTTTTGATGAAAAGGAGAATGAAGAAATTTGGAAGATTTTCAAGTTTAATAACAAAATTTACTTTCAATCGTTTACCGGAGTTTTTTGGTATGATGGCAAACAGATTAAGAAAGTTAAACTGCCATTTCTTATTTCCTATTGTTATACGATAGACAATCAGTTACTGATTGCTGCAGTAGACAAAGGGGTTTATAAGATGACCAATGATCATATTCAAAAAGTTAAAGGCTGGTCTGCTGTGGAGAACAATGTCATTCACGGCATCGAAAAATACCAGAACAAAATATATATTTTCACCAGAAAAAATGGTGTTTTCGTTACTGGGAACGGTATTTTGAATCCATGGAATAGCTCATTAAACACCATTTTGAAAACAGCTAATATAAATGCTGCCCGATTTATAAAAAACAATAAACTGATAATAGGAACAGCACATAAAGGGCTTTATATCGTCGATTTGAATGATGGTTCCTTTAAAAATATCAATCGAAATAACGGTTTAACAAACAATTCAATTTTAAATTTAACCCTCGACAAAGAAGATGATTTGTGGCTGGGGCTGGATAACGGAATTTCGCACATTGAAGTCAATTCTCCAATTTCAATTTTTAATGATAACTCTGGGATTTTAGGATCCGTATATTCTGTGGCAAGTACTCCAAAAGGATATCTAATGGCTTCCAATCATGGTGTTTTCAAATATGAAGACAAGCAGCTTTCCCTAATTCCTAATTCAGAAGGACAGGCCTGGTCTATCAGTAAGATAAATGACAAATATATTATTGGCCATGATGAAGGAATATTTGTTTATAAGAACAATGTGTTTTCGAAATTGCATAACGTACACGGAGGTGGGAATTTAACAAAAAGCAGCATTAATAATTCGTATTTGCAAGGAACTTATAGTGGTGTAATGATTTATAATAAAATCAATGATCTCTCTAGCAAGATAGAGGTGAAAAAACTTTTAAATCCCATTAAACATGTTGCACAAAATAGAAAAAATGAAATATGGGCTGCAGATAAATACAGAGGATTGTATCGAATTTTATACAACGATGCTTTCGAAACAACGGAAGTTGAAAATATTAGCCAGCGGAATAAAATTACAAATGATTATAGAATAAAAATATTTGAATTCAGAAATGAAATGCTCTTTTTGATTCATAATACCTGGTACACTTTTAATGCAATTACTGGTCAGTTAGAAGAAAATGAGTTGTTTAATTCTCACTTTAAAAACATTTCAGACATTGTTGCTATTGATGAAAGTCGTTTTATAGTGCTGCAGGAGGGTCTTTTATACCATATTTATGCGAAGGGAAATAAATTTGTCTGGAATAGTATTCCTGAGAAATATTATAAAGGAAAAATTATTAATGATGATGTGTATGTTTTCAATAACAAGGAAAATTATGTAGTAAATCTGGACGACGGGTTTATTTCTCTGAACATAAAATATGGCAACAGACCAAATATAAAGGTTAAGATTGAAGCCTTCAATAATGATAACTTATTAAAAGACAGATCGACGATAAAATTTAATTCTGAATTAAAAATAAATGTAATATCCGGAAAATACGGAACAGCAAAACAGGATTTGTTTTATAAGTTGCGCAATGCCAAATCTTTTATTCCTGTAAAAGAAGGACTAATCCTTTTAAATAACCTCAACAGCGGTTCCCATACTATTACGATTTACGGATATGATGGGCAGAACTATAATACGATTTCCGATTTTAATTTCGTTGTTGCAAACCCCTGGTATTTTTCTTTTTGGATGATTTTATTATATCTCATTGCAATAGGCATAATATTATCTGTTTATTATCGATGGAATAAGATGAAATACATCCAGAAACTGGAATTGAAGGAAGAAGAATTGAAGTACCAGAAGAAAATTCTGGAAATCGAATTACATGCAGAAAACGAATTAAATATTCAGGAATATGAAAGACATATTCTTGAGCTGGAATTACAATCAAAATCATCTGAGGTTGCCGTTAAATCCCTTTCGATCGCAAAACAAAGTGAAATGATTTACAATATTCAGGATATTTTGAACCAGGATATGGACCTTAATAAAATAAAAAGCGAAATTAAAAAAGCTATAAAAATCAATGCACTTAATAAACATGAATGGGAAACATTTGAAGCAAACCTGAATCAGATTCATAATGAATTTATTATTAATCTATCTCAACAATATCCAAATCTGACTCCAAAGGATATTAAGCTTTGCATTTATCTGGTAATGAATCTTTCCTCAAAAGAAATTGCCCCAATGATGAATATTACTTTCAGGGGAGTTGATCTCCATCGTTATCGATTGAGAAAGAAATTAAACCTTACTTCAGAAGAAAACCTTTCGAGGTTTTTATTATCTGTAAAAAAAAGCTGA